One Helianthus annuus cultivar XRQ/B chromosome 7, HanXRQr2.0-SUNRISE, whole genome shotgun sequence genomic region harbors:
- the LOC110868194 gene encoding probable aquaporin NIP-type, whose translation MTDGKESSLSAMEKGNLALSISTNPKVHLAQKFLAELVGTYCVVFAGCGSVAVNKLYGGTVTFPGVCVTWGLIVMAMIYAVGHVSGAHFNPAVTITLSLLGLCPYKEVGFYIVSQLLGSILASGTLRLIMNITSDAFFGTIPAGSAAQSFVVEIVITFILMFVISGASNDDRAIKKHGGIAVGMTIMLNVFVGGPISGASMNPARSLGPAIVLWKFTGIWAYIFGPIIGAMIGGFVYKLLTPTDKSFSNIVKMSRLSFRG comes from the exons ATGACCGACGGCAAAGAATCTTCCCTTTCCGCCATGGAGAAAGGCAATCTTGCATTGAGTATCTCCACAAATCCTAAAGTCCATTTAGCACAAAAG TTTTTAGCAGAACTCGTAGGCACATATTGTGTTGTCTTTGCTGGTTGTGGATCGGTGGCTGTTAACAAGCTTTACGGTGGCACTGTAACTTTTCCGGGAGTGTGTGTCACTTGGGGCTTAATAGTTATGGCCATGATATACGCTGTTGGCCATGTCTCCGGCGCACATTTTAATCCTGCTGTCACCATTACTCTATCTCTTCTAGGATTGTGTCCATATAAAGAG GTGGGTTTTTATATAGTGTCACAACTTTTGGGATCAATCCTTGCAAGTGGAACGTTGAGGTTGATTATGAACATTACTTCGGACGCATTTTTTGGAACCATACCCGCGGGTTCAGCTGCACAATCATTTGTTGTTGAAATCGTCATTACGTTTATCTTAATGTTTGTTATCTCGGGTGCTTCTAATGATGATCGAGCG ATAAAAAAGCATGGAGGGATTGCAGTTGGAATGACAATTATGTTAAATGTCTTCGTGGGAGG GCCGATTTCTGGAGCATCGATGAATCCGGCAAGAAGCCTCGGACCGGCCATTGTGTTGTGGAAGTTCACTGGAATTTGGGCGTATATCTTTGGTCCGATCATCGGAGCAATGATCGGAGGATTTGTTTATAAGTTGTTAACTCCGACGGACAAATCTTTTAGCAATATTGTGAAAATGAGTAGGTTATCATTCAGAGGCTGA